In one window of Candidatus Woesearchaeota archaeon DNA:
- a CDS encoding small nuclear ribonucleoprotein (Enables 3` processing of polyadenylated mRNAs and tRNA precursors), whose translation MLMETVRPLDVLNRTKGKEITVLLKNNQVFNGKLKAFDIHLNLVLFEAKEVMEDKTLEIGDMLIRGDAIITIKNI comes from the coding sequence ATGTTAATGGAGACCGTAAGACCGTTAGATGTTTTAAATCGAACTAAAGGTAAAGAGATTACTGTTTTGTTAAAAAACAATCAAGTCTTTAATGGTAAATTGAAAGCGTTTGATATTCACCTTAATCTTGTTTTGTTTGAAGCAAAAGAAGTTATGGAAGATAAAACTCTAGAGATTGGCGATATGTTGATTCGAGGAGACGCAATAATTACTATAAAAAATATTTAA
- a CDS encoding DUF2441 domain-containing protein gives MEGKYYHSSDINFDSGDLLKANRLEELSKRPKWLRVQEELFENVRKAEFPQRPSRLNSVYLATSLEFTTGRKNIYLVKCEGKIFLTDQNIFSAASNYAKSKKEEIDYARAYWGENPVNRLERPEILVEGKAQIIKKL, from the coding sequence ATGGAAGGAAAATATTATCATAGTTCAGATATTAATTTTGATTCAGGAGATTTGTTAAAGGCAAATCGTTTAGAAGAGTTATCTAAAAGACCTAAATGGCTTAGAGTTCAAGAAGAATTGTTCGAGAATGTAAGAAAAGCAGAATTTCCTCAAAGGCCATCAAGATTAAACTCTGTATATCTTGCTACTTCTCTTGAATTTACAACTGGTAGGAAAAATATTTATCTAGTAAAATGTGAAGGTAAAATCTTTTTGACAGATCAAAATATATTCTCTGCAGCATCAAATTATGCAAAATCAAAAAAAGAAGAAATTGATTATGCAAGAGCTTATTGGGGCGAAAATCCCGTTAACAGATTAGAAAGACCTGAAATTCTAGTTGAAGGTAAAGCTCAAATTATAAAAAAATTATAA
- a CDS encoding D-aminoacyl-tRNA deacylase, with product MKIVLQRVNSAKVIVNNVIVGEIDKGILVFLGISKDFNEKKFDWMIDKILKLRLWASEDKGAVTQNIRSGPFLEEKPPKKGFDLSVKDISGEILVISQFTLFGDCTKGTKPNFVKACESEIAKEIYNKFILRLNEISGLKIESGTFGAKMTLNSQNDGPVTIILEK from the coding sequence ATGAAGATTGTTCTACAAAGAGTAAATTCTGCAAAGGTTATTGTAAATAATGTAATTGTTGGAGAAATTGATAAAGGAATTTTAGTTTTTCTAGGCATATCGAAAGATTTTAATGAGAAAAAATTTGATTGGATGATAGATAAAATATTAAAACTCAGATTATGGGCATCTGAAGATAAGGGTGCAGTCACTCAAAATATTCGTTCGGGACCTTTTTTAGAGGAAAAACCTCCTAAAAAAGGTTTTGATTTATCTGTTAAAGATATTTCTGGAGAAATACTTGTAATCTCACAATTTACTCTATTTGGAGATTGTACGAAAGGTACTAAACCTAATTTTGTTAAAGCCTGTGAATCTGAAATTGCTAAGGAGATTTATAATAAATTTATTTTAAGATTAAATGAGATTTCAGGACTTAAAATTGAGAGCGGAACCTTTGGTGCAAAAATGACCCTAAATTCCCAAAATGACGGCCCTGTAACTATTATCTTGGAAAAATGA
- a CDS encoding DUF1704 domain-containing protein: MNGEEKQYFEEIRNFEDKYYSLISNFNLNFPKPLNFLEEKKKFFKAIADDKFYNPQFIYEKKVFDKKKVNEFKKLNISTKNDIYGIKKLYKERLKTKYFEIMCHMNWGDTISTDYVIKYRGKPSRYLLSKAKTFCKYYMREKVKFKTLTHEEVFQRLNEYTRNEFDENLKVIFENIPSKVNIVPNYNLIKINPNSRITSLDVKRLQVHEIGVHYLRYYNGKKTGIKIFESGTSNYIETEEGLAVYAEELKGVSSKAQMYIYAGRVIGSFYALKIGFYDLYQLLRYYGFKREDAFAITFRAKRNISDTSKPGGFTKDYVYFSGYLKIKRFVRFHDINDLLIGKIKIEDLKILKKYIKKNKDKIKPLI; this comes from the coding sequence ATGAATGGTGAAGAAAAACAATACTTTGAAGAAATAAGAAATTTCGAAGACAAATATTATTCACTTATTTCAAATTTTAATTTAAATTTTCCAAAACCATTAAATTTTTTAGAAGAGAAGAAAAAATTTTTCAAAGCAATTGCAGATGATAAATTTTATAATCCTCAATTTATCTATGAGAAAAAAGTATTTGACAAAAAAAAAGTAAATGAATTTAAAAAATTAAATATTTCTACAAAAAATGATATTTATGGGATAAAAAAATTATATAAAGAAAGATTAAAAACAAAATATTTTGAGATAATGTGTCATATGAATTGGGGAGATACTATATCTACGGACTATGTAATTAAATATAGGGGAAAACCTTCAAGATATTTGTTATCTAAAGCTAAAACATTTTGTAAATATTATATGAGAGAAAAAGTTAAATTTAAAACTCTAACACATGAAGAGGTATTTCAAAGGTTAAATGAATATACTAGAAATGAATTTGATGAAAACTTAAAAGTAATATTTGAGAATATTCCTTCTAAAGTAAATATAGTGCCAAATTACAATTTAATTAAAATCAATCCTAATAGTAGGATAACCTCTCTTGATGTAAAAAGACTCCAAGTACATGAAATTGGAGTACACTATTTAAGATACTATAATGGGAAAAAAACTGGAATAAAAATTTTTGAGAGTGGGACTTCAAATTATATTGAAACAGAAGAAGGCCTTGCAGTATATGCTGAGGAATTAAAAGGTGTTAGTTCAAAAGCTCAGATGTATATTTATGCTGGAAGAGTAATTGGTTCATTTTATGCTTTAAAAATAGGTTTCTATGATTTATATCAGTTATTAAGATATTATGGATTCAAAAGAGAAGATGCATTTGCAATAACTTTTAGGGCAAAAAGAAATATCTCTGATACTTCAAAACCGGGTGGATTTACAAAAGATTATGTATATTTTTCAGGATACTTGAAAATTAAACGATTTGTAAGATTTCATGATATAAATGACCTACTAATTGGCAAAATAAAAATTGAAGATTTAAAAATATTAAAAAAATATATTAAAAAAAATAAAGATAAAATAAAACCTCTGATTTAA
- a CDS encoding PAS domain-containing protein: protein MNLELSLNKKKLNVDFNKFLEELYGEVMILSPSFKIINVTNLFLKNNELESEDEIIGKFCYDIKTKSSICVLKEGNCPGKDILITNEPKSIVHHYLDNNEDKYNRIRLMPLFDNQGNLEYIIHGTKDITSQEITKRNKDEIYKHFIDISIPTYISNLEGKFLIANPATIDLLGYDSLEDLQSINARDLYQKPEDRIKIMNELKENGHVKNSEQRFRKKNRTYANVNLNLVLDGNKIKGVLYDIGENIVPICQYCENIRIGTQKNPTWVSPIEYLKENGFNLSHGICEPCLNEKFDIKKEDK, encoded by the coding sequence ATGAATTTAGAATTAAGTTTAAATAAAAAAAAATTGAATGTAGATTTTAATAAATTTTTAGAAGAATTATATGGTGAAGTTATGATATTATCTCCTTCTTTTAAAATAATAAATGTTACAAATTTATTTCTTAAAAATAATGAACTAGAATCGGAAGATGAGATTATTGGAAAATTTTGTTATGATATTAAAACTAAGAGTTCAATTTGTGTATTAAAAGAAGGAAATTGTCCTGGAAAAGATATCTTGATAACGAATGAACCAAAAAGTATTGTTCATCATTATTTAGATAATAATGAAGATAAATATAATAGAATAAGGCTTATGCCTTTATTTGACAATCAAGGAAATTTAGAGTATATAATTCATGGGACAAAAGATATTACTTCTCAAGAAATTACTAAAAGAAATAAAGATGAAATCTACAAACATTTCATAGATATATCTATTCCAACATATATTAGTAATTTGGAAGGTAAATTTTTAATCGCAAATCCTGCAACAATAGATTTGTTAGGTTATGATAGCTTAGAAGATTTGCAAAGTATCAATGCAAGAGATTTATATCAAAAACCTGAGGATAGAATTAAAATAATGAATGAATTAAAAGAAAATGGACATGTCAAAAATTCTGAACAAAGATTTAGAAAAAAAAATAGAACATATGCGAATGTTAATTTAAATTTAGTATTAGATGGAAATAAAATTAAAGGCGTTTTATATGATATTGGAGAAAATATCGTACCTATATGCCAATACTGTGAAAACATTAGAATTGGAACTCAAAAAAATCCTACTTGGGTTTCACCTATAGAATATCTTAAAGAAAATGGATTTAATTTAAGCCACGGTATATGTGAACCTTGTTTAAATGAAAAATTTGATATTAAAAAAGAAGATAAATAA
- a CDS encoding DEAD/DEAH box helicase, which yields MSEFFNEKVLQDVKSKSSIIYDYKNLSFNFKKKEDYHYFYCEINSERLNGAEIKELLNLNDTEKILSKDEATILGYVVHKITETQSYYKILNDFDLFFNNFKNTKYKTFMGENEIKFNDSEYKLDMRISFNYENNIMLNIQNEGDFILALDKVFFIDNFNIYKLSEDLPIKFYKELIDKKEIFTIDSFFTLKDTYFVKLKKTHNIEIEDGIEDLADLNIEEKISPLVLEVDKTAHFIAIELKYKVGNERFRIENYMYAETQGWIGKEKLIKIAKEDGKLIKYIADENLSDGIFEDLFEGTRISPRRYIKAPFRLTLPIFHLDNFINRGIPKIEEKIEVDYKGGKKINLQTGVVSFDIEAMLKSKNNLFEFTLKFKIGEEYFDLDFIKELMLQNKKFVQLKNGSTIDVTNIREINKWLEFLKYLPLKKSESKYQGNTQTALELDKFIEDFVSKKIISNQEYKDLIQELRERKPVTPIEIPEVVVNILREYQKEGVYWLHFLKKYGFGGILADEMGLGKTIQALTILAMEKGTTNIVICPKTLLYNWENEVNKYFPEMKVCVIDGDNEKRKKLIQGTKNFDIVITSYSMLQKDYEEYQDIEFNYAVLDEAHYVKNIKTLSAKAVRTINTQNKLLLTGTPLENNLDELYGTFDLVMPWFLGSKADFSKDFVSKIERNNMIALELLQAKIRPFILRRRKKDVLKELPDKQEKIAYSEMTNKQVGIYNEVLNRVRFEVNELVQKQGFDKSRIQVLSALLKLRQICNHPSLVDKSFEDEKDISGKHEQFLELLTEVVDNGEKVLVFSQFTSMLDIFEKDLKNEGIEYLRLDGSTKNRQELVDKFNNDDTIKVFLISLKAGGVGLNLTSASSVFLYDPWWNPMVEKQAQDRAHRIGQKKVVSVYKFITKNSIEEKILKLQEAKGNLFDNIVQKEDGFIKRLEWEDLMELFD from the coding sequence ATGAGTGAATTTTTTAATGAGAAAGTTTTGCAAGATGTTAAATCTAAAAGTAGTATAATTTATGATTACAAAAATCTATCTTTTAATTTCAAAAAAAAAGAAGATTATCATTATTTTTATTGTGAAATTAATTCTGAGAGATTAAATGGTGCTGAGATTAAAGAACTATTAAATTTAAATGATACTGAAAAAATTTTATCTAAAGATGAAGCAACAATTTTAGGTTATGTGGTACATAAAATTACTGAAACTCAATCTTATTACAAAATATTAAATGATTTTGATTTATTCTTCAACAATTTTAAAAACACAAAGTATAAGACTTTTATGGGAGAAAATGAGATTAAATTTAATGATTCTGAATACAAACTAGATATGAGAATTTCATTTAATTATGAAAATAATATCATGTTAAATATACAAAATGAAGGAGATTTCATACTTGCACTTGACAAAGTATTTTTTATTGATAATTTTAATATCTATAAACTTTCAGAAGATTTACCAATTAAATTTTACAAAGAGCTAATTGATAAAAAAGAGATATTCACAATTGATAGTTTTTTTACTTTAAAAGATACTTATTTTGTCAAATTAAAGAAAACTCACAATATTGAAATTGAAGATGGTATTGAAGATTTAGCTGATTTAAATATTGAAGAAAAAATTTCCCCTTTAGTTTTAGAAGTAGACAAAACTGCTCATTTTATAGCAATTGAGTTAAAATACAAAGTTGGCAATGAAAGATTTAGAATTGAAAATTATATGTATGCTGAAACACAAGGATGGATAGGCAAAGAGAAATTAATCAAAATTGCAAAAGAAGATGGAAAACTTATAAAATATATTGCTGATGAGAATTTATCTGATGGTATATTCGAAGATTTATTTGAAGGAACAAGAATTAGTCCTAGAAGATATATTAAAGCACCATTTAGATTAACACTTCCAATTTTTCATTTAGATAATTTCATTAATAGGGGAATTCCTAAAATTGAGGAAAAAATAGAAGTAGATTATAAGGGAGGTAAAAAAATCAACTTACAGACAGGAGTTGTTTCATTTGATATTGAAGCAATGTTAAAATCTAAAAATAACTTATTCGAATTCACATTAAAATTTAAAATTGGTGAAGAATATTTTGATTTAGATTTCATAAAAGAATTAATGTTACAAAATAAAAAATTTGTTCAACTGAAAAATGGATCAACAATTGATGTGACAAATATTCGTGAGATTAATAAATGGTTAGAATTTTTAAAATATTTGCCTTTAAAAAAGAGTGAGAGTAAATATCAAGGAAATACTCAAACCGCTCTTGAACTTGACAAATTTATTGAAGATTTTGTCAGTAAAAAAATTATTTCAAATCAAGAATATAAAGATTTAATCCAAGAATTAAGGGAAAGAAAACCTGTAACTCCAATTGAAATTCCAGAAGTAGTTGTCAATATTTTAAGAGAATACCAAAAGGAAGGAGTTTACTGGTTACATTTTTTAAAAAAGTATGGATTTGGTGGAATCCTTGCTGATGAAATGGGACTGGGTAAAACAATTCAAGCACTAACTATTCTTGCTATGGAAAAAGGAACAACAAATATTGTAATTTGTCCAAAGACTCTTCTTTATAATTGGGAAAATGAAGTAAACAAATATTTTCCTGAGATGAAAGTTTGCGTAATTGATGGGGATAATGAGAAGAGAAAAAAGTTAATTCAAGGAACAAAAAATTTTGATATTGTAATTACTTCTTACTCCATGCTTCAAAAAGATTATGAAGAATATCAAGATATCGAATTTAACTATGCTGTTTTAGATGAAGCCCATTATGTGAAAAATATAAAAACTCTATCTGCAAAAGCAGTAAGAACAATAAATACTCAAAATAAACTACTTTTAACTGGAACTCCTCTTGAAAATAATCTTGATGAACTATATGGTACATTTGATTTAGTAATGCCTTGGTTTTTAGGATCAAAAGCAGATTTTTCAAAAGATTTTGTATCAAAAATTGAAAGAAATAATATGATTGCACTTGAACTACTTCAAGCAAAAATAAGACCATTTATTTTAAGAAGAAGAAAAAAGGATGTTCTAAAAGAATTGCCAGATAAACAAGAAAAAATAGCATACTCTGAAATGACAAATAAACAAGTTGGAATTTATAATGAAGTTTTAAATAGAGTAAGATTTGAAGTAAATGAATTAGTTCAAAAACAAGGATTTGATAAATCACGAATTCAAGTTCTTTCTGCATTATTAAAACTAAGACAAATTTGTAATCATCCATCTTTAGTCGATAAAAGTTTTGAAGATGAGAAAGACATTTCAGGTAAACACGAACAATTTTTAGAATTATTAACGGAAGTTGTAGATAATGGAGAGAAAGTTTTAGTATTTTCTCAGTTTACTTCAATGCTAGACATATTTGAAAAAGATTTAAAGAACGAAGGAATAGAATATTTAAGACTAGATGGTTCAACAAAAAATAGGCAAGAATTAGTTGACAAATTCAATAATGATGATACAATAAAAGTATTTTTAATTTCACTAAAAGCAGGAGGAGTAGGATTAAACTTAACTTCTGCAAGTTCAGTATTTTTATATGATCCTTGGTGGAACCCAATGGTTGAAAAACAAGCTCAAGATAGGGCGCACAGAATTGGTCAAAAAAAGGTAGTAAGTGTATACAAATTTATAACAAAAAATTCAATCGAAGAAAAAATATTAAAACTTCAAGAAGCAAAAGGAAATTTATTTGATAACATTGTTCAAAAAGAAGATGGATTCATCAAAAGATTAGAATGGGAAGACTTAATGGAACTATTTGATTAA
- a CDS encoding 50S ribosomal protein L37e, translated as MVKGTPTMGKRSTGKLHLSCRRCGKKSYHMKRSECASCGYGRSARMRNGNVVKKARL; from the coding sequence ATGGTAAAAGGAACACCAACTATGGGTAAGAGGAGTACAGGAAAGTTACACCTGTCGTGTCGAAGATGTGGTAAGAAATCATATCATATGAAGAGAAGTGAGTGTGCATCTTGCGGTTATGGTAGATCAGCAAGAATGAGAAATGGTAATGTTGTTAAAAAAGCAAGATTATAA
- a CDS encoding LemA family protein: protein MVNVILWVIIVVVVLFSLILVGMYNSFVRLRNQVENAWAQIDVQLKRRTDLIPNLINTVKGYAKHEKGVLEGVTKARTAMINAGGDVKKTAEADNMLTGALKSVFAVAEAYPDLKANTNFLQLQEELAGTENKVAASRQYYNDMVMSYNTKRESFPNNILVGMFSFTEKDLFEIPEAEKAVPKVEF from the coding sequence ATGGTAAATGTAATACTATGGGTTATTATTGTAGTAGTTGTTTTATTCTCACTAATTTTAGTTGGAATGTACAACTCATTTGTAAGGCTTAGAAATCAAGTAGAAAATGCTTGGGCTCAAATTGATGTTCAATTAAAGAGAAGAACGGATTTAATTCCTAATTTAATTAATACAGTTAAAGGATATGCTAAACATGAAAAAGGGGTATTAGAAGGAGTTACAAAAGCAAGAACTGCTATGATAAATGCTGGTGGTGATGTTAAAAAAACTGCAGAAGCTGATAACATGTTAACTGGAGCACTTAAAAGCGTGTTTGCAGTTGCTGAAGCTTATCCTGACTTAAAAGCTAATACTAATTTTTTACAATTACAAGAAGAACTTGCAGGAACTGAGAATAAAGTTGCAGCATCAAGACAATATTATAATGATATGGTTATGAGTTACAATACAAAGAGAGAGAGTTTTCCTAATAATATTCTTGTAGGAATGTTTAGTTTTACTGAGAAAGACTTATTTGAAATTCCTGAAGCAGAAAAGGCAGTTCCAAAGGTTGAGTTTTAA
- a CDS encoding NUDIX hydrolase produces MNNFKIVTPVNLITLNNKNEILLLKRADDDSEFGGYWCIPGGETENFETFEEALKREIKEETNSEIIEKQYLKSFYYEYKENLHVRAIYFHGKIQGEIKLDEESSDFKWFTFEEILDDKFELAFNQKEVLKDFINFYKN; encoded by the coding sequence ATGAATAATTTTAAAATTGTAACTCCTGTAAATTTAATTACATTAAATAATAAAAATGAGATTCTCTTACTAAAAAGGGCAGATGATGATAGTGAATTTGGAGGTTATTGGTGTATCCCTGGTGGAGAAACTGAAAATTTTGAAACATTTGAAGAAGCACTTAAAAGAGAAATTAAAGAAGAAACTAATTCCGAAATAATTGAAAAACAATATCTCAAATCTTTTTATTATGAATACAAAGAAAACTTACATGTAAGAGCCATTTATTTTCATGGAAAAATTCAAGGAGAAATAAAACTAGATGAAGAGAGTAGTGATTTTAAATGGTTCACATTTGAAGAAATACTGGATGATAAGTTTGAATTAGCATTTAATCAAAAAGAAGTTTTAAAAGATTTTATTAATTTTTATAAAAATTAA
- a CDS encoding M48 family metallopeptidase, translating into MVVNLHDEVRSNKRKSILIILMFFAFVGLIGGVGGIVMGLYQTGGFSIGSFIFGLVMAGIVSFIYIMIFYSMGDKMILKATGAIEANRKTYPFLYHTTEALSLAAGMRIPPKCYVIKDTALNAYATGFKPEKSHIVVTTGLMDKLNRQELEGVLAHEMSHIKNQDIKVMLLAAGLVGATVLLADVMFRLFIFSPHRSGGSSDNKNGGLMIAVIAFWILLVVLSPIIGEMIKLAISRRREYLADASGALLTRYPEGLASALEKIKGDPDPLVDNANKATAHLFISTPFRKKKGISGLFATHPPIDDRIKRLRGKNKN; encoded by the coding sequence ATGGTTGTTAATTTACATGATGAAGTTAGATCAAATAAAAGAAAATCTATTCTTATTATTCTTATGTTTTTTGCTTTTGTAGGACTTATTGGTGGAGTTGGAGGAATTGTTATGGGACTGTATCAAACTGGAGGATTTAGTATTGGTTCATTTATTTTTGGTCTTGTTATGGCAGGAATTGTGTCATTTATTTATATTATGATTTTCTATTCGATGGGAGATAAGATGATTCTAAAAGCTACGGGCGCAATTGAAGCTAATCGGAAAACATATCCTTTTTTGTATCATACTACCGAGGCTTTAAGTTTAGCTGCAGGAATGAGAATCCCACCTAAATGTTATGTTATTAAAGATACTGCGCTCAATGCTTATGCAACTGGATTTAAACCTGAAAAGTCACATATTGTTGTAACAACTGGACTTATGGATAAATTGAACAGACAAGAACTAGAAGGAGTTTTAGCACATGAGATGTCTCATATTAAAAATCAAGATATTAAAGTTATGCTTCTTGCAGCAGGACTTGTTGGTGCAACAGTTCTTTTAGCAGATGTTATGTTTAGGCTGTTTATTTTTTCACCTCATCGTTCAGGAGGAAGCTCAGATAATAAAAATGGAGGTTTAATGATTGCAGTAATTGCTTTTTGGATTTTACTTGTAGTACTTTCACCAATTATCGGAGAGATGATTAAGCTTGCAATTTCTAGAAGAAGAGAATACCTCGCTGATGCTAGTGGAGCTCTTTTAACTAGATATCCTGAAGGTTTAGCTTCTGCTCTTGAAAAAATTAAAGGAGACCCAGACCCATTAGTTGATAATGCAAATAAAGCAACCGCTCATTTGTTTATTTCGACTCCATTTAGAAAAAAAAAGGGAATCAGTGGTCTTTTTGCAACTCATCCTCCTATTGATGATAGGATTAAAAGATTGAGAGGAAAAAATAAAAATTAA